One region of Bacteriovorax sp. Seq25_V genomic DNA includes:
- a CDS encoding endonuclease/exonuclease/phosphatase family protein, protein MKLKVASSNIRFDNPKDGDHDWKGRREILADVINSFNPDLLGTQEGWQWQLYDLKSLLEELDISDSHRSWIDERMYPSIFYRREDLHVLDSGDIWLSETPDVVASKSFNSAFPRLCTWSKFKCSQKRTLLFVDVHLDHIHSETREAQIGVLINEISKINDCTHMILCGDFNESPREDVRKLIVEKLGLYDPWTAHEKPEETSHHNFTGERCDGARIDWIMLSKNISCDAIDLHRDSHRGIFPSDHFPVFATIELK, encoded by the coding sequence ATGAAATTAAAAGTTGCTAGTTCAAATATTCGATTTGATAACCCAAAAGATGGCGATCATGACTGGAAAGGCCGTCGCGAAATCCTTGCAGATGTTATCAATTCCTTTAATCCAGACCTTCTCGGAACACAAGAAGGCTGGCAGTGGCAGCTTTACGATCTCAAGTCCCTGCTAGAAGAACTTGATATCTCGGACTCCCATCGCTCGTGGATTGATGAAAGAATGTACCCTTCAATCTTTTATCGTAGAGAAGATCTTCACGTTCTTGATTCAGGGGACATCTGGCTATCGGAAACTCCTGATGTTGTAGCATCGAAGTCATTTAATAGTGCATTTCCAAGACTATGTACGTGGTCGAAGTTTAAATGTTCTCAAAAAAGAACACTGCTCTTTGTAGATGTTCATCTTGACCATATTCATAGTGAAACGCGAGAGGCACAAATAGGTGTTCTTATTAATGAGATTTCTAAAATAAATGATTGTACTCATATGATACTTTGTGGTGATTTTAATGAATCTCCTAGAGAAGATGTGAGAAAGCTCATCGTTGAGAAGCTTGGTCTCTATGATCCATGGACTGCTCATGAAAAGCCGGAAGAGACTAGTCATCATAATTTTACAGGTGAAAGATGTGATGGTGCGAGAATCGACTGGATTATGCTTTCAAAGAATATCAGTTGTGATGCAATTGATCTTCACCGTGATAGTCACCGTGGAATTTTTCCTTCGGACCACTTTCCTGTATTTGCAACAATAGAACTTAAATAG
- a CDS encoding phosphatidylserine decarboxylase yields the protein MKIQYFSRPNGQVETEKVYGDSGVKWLYESLGGKILSPLLATAPISVIYGMMQSSSSSKNKIPEFIKNFDIKMEDYIPEKGRPESDPYSSFNKFFIRQFREGKREFIQTPNEMPAFCEARYFGYDSIRDEDTIPVKGKFLNAKELLANEKWTSTFNDGPLLLARLCPVDYHRFHYPDNGKVIDYYKVSGKYHSVNPIALKKKNDIFSTNIREVTILETENFGKLAYVEVGAICVGRIVQSTDLKDFKRGQEKGYFLFGGSTVIVIGEKGKWAPSTDILENTKKGMETYLHIGTQAGLKL from the coding sequence TTGAAAATACAATATTTTAGCCGCCCAAATGGGCAAGTTGAAACGGAAAAAGTTTACGGTGATAGTGGAGTAAAATGGCTCTACGAATCCCTTGGTGGAAAGATTTTATCACCATTACTCGCAACGGCTCCAATCAGTGTTATTTACGGAATGATGCAAAGTTCTTCATCAAGTAAGAATAAAATCCCTGAGTTTATCAAAAATTTTGATATTAAAATGGAAGACTACATCCCTGAAAAAGGGCGACCGGAGAGTGATCCATATTCAAGTTTTAATAAATTTTTTATCCGCCAATTTAGAGAAGGAAAGAGAGAGTTTATTCAGACACCAAACGAAATGCCAGCATTTTGTGAGGCTAGATATTTTGGGTACGATTCAATCCGCGACGAAGATACAATTCCAGTTAAAGGCAAATTTCTAAATGCAAAGGAGCTACTTGCAAACGAAAAGTGGACTTCGACTTTTAACGATGGACCACTACTTCTTGCTAGGCTTTGTCCTGTTGATTATCACCGTTTTCATTATCCTGATAACGGTAAAGTTATCGACTACTATAAGGTTTCTGGAAAATATCATTCAGTTAATCCGATCGCACTTAAAAAGAAAAACGATATCTTTTCAACCAATATTCGTGAAGTGACAATTCTTGAAACTGAGAACTTTGGAAAGCTTGCTTACGTAGAAGTTGGAGCTATCTGTGTTGGTCGTATTGTCCAATCAACTGACCTCAAAGATTTCAAACGCGGACAAGAGAAAGGATACTTTCTCTTCGGTGGTTCAACAGTAATTGTGATCGGAGAGAAAGGTAAGTGGGCACCTTCTACTGACATTCTCGAGAATACAAAGAAGGGGATGGAAACATACCTACATATTGGAACTCAAGCTGGCCTGAAGCTTTAG